The proteins below are encoded in one region of Saccopteryx leptura isolate mSacLep1 chromosome 1, mSacLep1_pri_phased_curated, whole genome shotgun sequence:
- the GNRH1 gene encoding progonadoliberin-1 isoform X2, with protein sequence MQPIPKLLAGLIMLTCMLGCSSQHWSYGLRPGGKRNAENLINSFEEVAKKVDPRAEPQRFECTLHQQRSALGMLRGALESLIEEETGPKKI encoded by the exons ATGCAACCAATTCCAAAACTTCTAGCTGGACTTATTATGCTGACGTGCATGCTGGGCTGCTCCAGCCAACACTGGTCCTACGGATTGCGccctggaggaaaaagaaatgcagaaaattTGATCAACTCTTTCGAAGAG gttgCCAAGAAGGTTGATCCGCGAGCAGAGCCTCAGCGCTTCGAATGCACCTTGCACCAGCAGCGTTCTGCCCTCGGGATGCTGAGGGGGGCGCTG GAAAGCCTGATCGAAGAGGAAACTGGGCCAAAGAAGATTTAA
- the GNRH1 gene encoding progonadoliberin-1 isoform X1 has product MFCFVFVLFWRSILIVALMFLRMQPIPKLLAGLIMLTCMLGCSSQHWSYGLRPGGKRNAENLINSFEEVAKKVDPRAEPQRFECTLHQQRSALGMLRGALESLIEEETGPKKI; this is encoded by the exons atgttttgttttgtttttgtccttttttggagGTCTATTTTGATTGTTGCACTGATGTTCCTTAGAATGCAACCAATTCCAAAACTTCTAGCTGGACTTATTATGCTGACGTGCATGCTGGGCTGCTCCAGCCAACACTGGTCCTACGGATTGCGccctggaggaaaaagaaatgcagaaaattTGATCAACTCTTTCGAAGAG gttgCCAAGAAGGTTGATCCGCGAGCAGAGCCTCAGCGCTTCGAATGCACCTTGCACCAGCAGCGTTCTGCCCTCGGGATGCTGAGGGGGGCGCTG GAAAGCCTGATCGAAGAGGAAACTGGGCCAAAGAAGATTTAA